One window of Anaerolineales bacterium genomic DNA carries:
- a CDS encoding adenylosuccinate synthase, whose protein sequence is MSVIAVIGSQWGDEGKGKVVDFLAERADFVARFNGGNNAGHTVINEFGTFKIHLVPSGIFAKKTVGLIGGGVVIDPAVLIEEIEMLNNAEVNVDGRLWISPRSHLIMPYHKILDGLYEEAKGAGATGTTRRGIGPVFADKVSYNGIRWSDFASDAFEGRLQTQLEIKNKIIVALGGEALKYDTVRDEYRGYYEKVKSYLKELFSLVQEGLKADKTFLLEQAMGTFLDTDWGTYPFVTASTTIPSAASAGLGIPPKYITNVIGVTKAYTTRVGAGPLPTEIHETESDVYEKFGEVAATTGRIRRVGWLDLEIVRTAAELSGMTEICLTKLDVLSGLKEIQVCTGYKLNGQSVRYADVDAYGLDKVECVYESFPGWSEDISKAKSFDELPVNAQKYVKMIEDGAGVPVKWIGVGPAREETIRRR, encoded by the coding sequence ATGAGTGTGATCGCAGTGATCGGTTCGCAATGGGGCGATGAAGGCAAGGGCAAGGTGGTGGATTTTCTGGCAGAGCGCGCGGACTTTGTGGCGCGTTTCAACGGCGGGAACAATGCCGGGCATACGGTGATCAACGAGTTTGGGACGTTCAAGATTCATCTCGTGCCTTCGGGAATCTTTGCAAAGAAAACGGTGGGGCTGATCGGCGGCGGCGTGGTGATCGACCCGGCGGTCTTGATCGAAGAGATCGAAATGCTCAACAATGCGGAGGTGAACGTGGACGGGCGTTTGTGGATCTCGCCACGTTCACATTTGATCATGCCGTATCATAAAATTTTGGACGGCTTGTACGAAGAAGCCAAAGGCGCTGGCGCGACCGGAACGACGCGGCGTGGAATTGGTCCCGTGTTCGCGGATAAAGTCAGTTACAACGGCATCCGCTGGTCAGACTTTGCGAGCGACGCATTCGAGGGCAGGTTGCAGACGCAGTTGGAGATCAAAAACAAGATCATCGTCGCGTTGGGCGGCGAGGCGTTGAAGTATGATACAGTGCGCGACGAGTATCGCGGATATTACGAAAAGGTCAAATCATATCTCAAGGAATTGTTTTCGCTCGTACAGGAGGGCTTGAAGGCGGACAAAACTTTTTTACTCGAACAGGCGATGGGGACGTTTCTCGACACCGATTGGGGAACCTACCCCTTCGTGACCGCTTCGACCACCATCCCTTCGGCAGCGTCGGCTGGACTTGGCATCCCCCCGAAATACATCACGAATGTGATCGGCGTGACGAAGGCGTACACCACGAGAGTCGGCGCGGGACCGTTGCCCACTGAAATCCACGAGACAGAAAGCGACGTATACGAAAAGTTCGGCGAAGTCGCCGCAACGACGGGGCGCATCCGCCGCGTCGGCTGGCTTGATTTGGAAATCGTCCGCACCGCCGCCGAGTTGAGCGGCATGACCGAAATCTGCCTGACGAAGTTGGATGTACTGAGCGGCTTGAAGGAAATTCAGGTTTGCACCGGTTACAAGTTGAACGGACAATCTGTCCGCTATGCGGATGTGGACGCCTACGGCTTGGATAAAGTCGAGTGTGTTTATGAATCCTTCCCAGGTTGGAGCGAGGATATTAGCAAAGCGAAATCGTTTGACGAATTACCTGTCAACGCGCAAAAGTATGTGAAGATGATCGAAGATGGAGCGGGCGTGCCAGTGAAATGGATTGGGGTCGGTCCGGCAAGGGAGGAGACGATAAGGCGGCGATAA
- the purB gene encoding adenylosuccinate lyase, which translates to MSLHALSPLDGRYEKETSPLRDFFSEFAYLRSRTRLELDFITGLSKAGLIPAESLSGLKPDLQNFTDEDALKIQEYENTSRHDVKAIEYFLRERLPAELHHFIHIGLTSEDVNNLALALALRDSRNRVLLPALDDLLISLRDSAKKYRALPMLARTHGQPAVPTTLGKEIAVFLARLLKCREEIAIHKFEAKLTGAVGNFNALHAAFPNIDWLSFSKEFISRLGLEPNLVTTQILPYDNWLRYFQSLQLTNSILSGYAQDMWRYISDGILKQKVVEGEVGSSTMPQKVNPIDFENAEGNLGVANAMFTHYVQKLSVSRLQRDLSDSTVRRTFGTAFGHTLLAWNNIAKGMSRVDADEGKVRAELNAHWEVVSEGAQTILRAAGRSDAYETLKRETRGSQIDSASYSSWVEALNVEEEIRQRLMSLSPESYIGLAIQITDNVIASE; encoded by the coding sequence ATGAGTCTTCACGCGCTTTCTCCTTTGGATGGACGCTATGAAAAGGAGACATCCCCCCTCAGGGATTTCTTCTCCGAATTTGCCTATCTCCGCTCCCGCACCCGCCTCGAACTGGACTTTATTACTGGCCTTTCCAAAGCAGGCCTGATCCCCGCTGAAAGCTTGTCCGGCTTGAAGCCCGACCTACAGAACTTTACCGACGAAGATGCGTTGAAGATTCAGGAATATGAAAATACAAGCCGGCATGACGTTAAAGCAATCGAGTATTTCCTGCGTGAAAGACTCCCCGCTGAACTTCATCACTTCATCCACATCGGCTTGACTTCCGAGGACGTCAACAACCTCGCCCTCGCGCTTGCCCTGCGCGACTCGCGAAATCGGGTCCTGCTCCCTGCGCTCGACGATCTGCTCATTTCACTTAGGGATTCCGCAAAAAAATACCGCGCCCTGCCCATGCTTGCGCGGACTCACGGTCAGCCCGCCGTACCGACGACCTTGGGAAAGGAAATTGCCGTTTTTCTCGCACGTTTATTGAAATGCCGGGAGGAAATCGCGATTCACAAGTTCGAAGCCAAACTCACAGGTGCGGTGGGAAATTTCAACGCCCTGCATGCCGCTTTTCCAAACATTGACTGGCTTTCGTTCAGCAAAGAATTCATCTCCAGACTGGGACTCGAGCCGAATCTCGTTACGACACAAATCCTACCTTATGACAATTGGCTTCGTTATTTCCAATCTCTCCAATTGACAAATTCTATCCTATCTGGCTACGCGCAGGATATGTGGCGATATATCAGTGACGGGATTTTGAAACAAAAAGTAGTCGAGGGTGAAGTCGGCTCATCCACCATGCCGCAGAAGGTCAACCCGATTGACTTCGAGAACGCGGAGGGAAATCTCGGTGTGGCAAATGCCATGTTTACACATTACGTTCAAAAATTGTCGGTTTCAAGATTACAGCGTGACTTATCCGACTCGACGGTACGAAGAACGTTTGGTACAGCATTTGGTCATACCCTGTTGGCGTGGAATAACATCGCCAAAGGAATGTCCCGCGTGGATGCTGACGAGGGAAAAGTCCGGGCGGAGTTAAACGCGCATTGGGAAGTCGTCAGCGAAGGGGCACAGACGATTCTCCGCGCCGCCGGGAGAAGCGACGCTTACGAAACGCTCAAGCGCGAGACAAGGGGCAGCCAAATTGACAGTGCCAGCTACAGTTCCTGGGTCGAGGCGTTGAACGTCGAAGAGGAAATCCGTCAGCGTTTGATGAGCCTCTCGCCAGAGTCTTACATCGGGTTGGCAATCCAAATAACAGACAATGTCATTGCGAGCGAGTGA
- the guaB gene encoding IMP dehydrogenase, translated as MKILQETALTYDDVLLVPQYSDVDSRRTLSTRSPLTKKISLNAPIISANMDVVTESDMAIAMAREGGIGIVHRFMTIAEQQRQIERVKKAESFIVENPLTLMDTQTIGDVKKVIEETQTGGILIVDKKEKLVGIVTTRDLLFEEGDDRPVKEIMTREVRSAPPGTSLKDAERLLHQHRVEKLPLVDQDGRVTGLVTMKDIMKITQFPQATKDSKGRLAVGAAVGVRDKEMRRVETALKAGADCIVVDIAHGDSHLEIEMVENIRKRFPEAQIIGGNVATADGTRRLIDAGVDAVKVGVGPGSICITRQVAGSGVPQLTAIIECANAARDSGTPIVADGGIRFPGDVAKAIAAGASAVMIGSLLAGTDESPGMLMTRRGHRYKASRGMASLAANIERNKREGNDLTREEIEEYVAEGVEAAVPYRGKAREVLNQLVGGLQSGMSYSGAHTVAEFQQKAIFVRMTGAGLKESGPHDVEVLG; from the coding sequence ATGAAAATTTTGCAGGAAACTGCTTTGACATATGACGATGTGTTGCTCGTTCCGCAATATTCGGATGTCGATTCGCGGCGCACGCTTTCGACCCGCAGTCCATTGACAAAAAAGATATCGTTGAACGCGCCTATCATCTCTGCGAACATGGATGTGGTGACAGAGAGCGATATGGCAATTGCAATGGCACGGGAGGGGGGGATCGGCATCGTTCACCGGTTTATGACCATTGCCGAGCAGCAGCGGCAGATCGAGCGCGTTAAAAAGGCGGAATCCTTTATTGTGGAAAACCCGTTGACGCTGATGGACACCCAGACCATCGGCGACGTGAAGAAGGTGATCGAAGAGACGCAAACCGGCGGCATCCTGATCGTCGATAAAAAAGAGAAATTGGTGGGGATCGTCACCACGCGCGACCTGTTGTTCGAAGAGGGCGACGACAGACCGGTCAAAGAGATCATGACCCGTGAAGTGCGAAGCGCCCCTCCCGGCACATCCTTGAAAGACGCGGAGCGATTACTGCACCAGCATCGCGTGGAAAAACTACCGCTGGTGGACCAGGATGGCAGGGTGACCGGTTTGGTGACGATGAAAGACATCATGAAGATCACCCAATTTCCGCAGGCGACGAAGGACTCGAAGGGCCGCCTTGCCGTTGGGGCGGCTGTGGGTGTGCGGGATAAAGAGATGCGGCGCGTGGAAACTGCCTTGAAAGCGGGCGCGGATTGCATTGTGGTGGATATTGCTCACGGCGATTCGCATCTCGAGATCGAAATGGTGGAAAACATCCGAAAACGTTTCCCCGAGGCGCAGATCATTGGCGGGAATGTGGCAACCGCCGACGGAACCAGGCGTTTGATCGATGCGGGCGTGGATGCGGTGAAGGTCGGCGTGGGTCCCGGTTCGATTTGCATTACTCGTCAGGTGGCGGGTTCCGGTGTTCCGCAATTGACAGCGATCATCGAATGCGCGAATGCGGCGCGGGACAGCGGAACTCCGATCGTTGCAGACGGCGGAATTCGATTTCCCGGCGATGTGGCGAAAGCGATCGCGGCAGGCGCAAGCGCGGTGATGATCGGTTCGCTTCTGGCGGGAACCGATGAAAGCCCTGGGATGCTCATGACGCGCCGCGGTCATCGTTACAAGGCGTCTCGCGGAATGGCGTCGCTGGCGGCAAACATCGAGCGCAACAAACGCGAGGGCAATGACCTGACCCGCGAAGAGATCGAGGAATATGTCGCGGAAGGTGTTGAAGCGGCGGTTCCGTATCGCGGCAAGGCGCGCGAAGTGTTGAATCAACTGGTGGGCGGTTTGCAATCGGGCATGAGTTACAGCGGTGCGCATACGGTGGCTGAATTTCAGCAGAAGGCGATTTTCGTGCGGATGACGGGCGCGGGCTTGAAGGAGTCCGGTCCGCATGATGTGGAAGTACTAGGTTAG
- a CDS encoding aspartate aminotransferase family protein, which yields MTGQTQTWIEKDKRQLHPVYHPKTHANPMVIERGEGVWLFTTDGRKILDGMAGLWNVNAGYGREELAKVAYDQMMKLAFTSNFSGMTNLPSIQLADKLAGFAYEGLNTTFFTSGGSESNDSAFKTARYYWKRKGKPGKYKVIARKGAYHGITLASTFATGLEKYQAMFGPAMEGFVHIPAPNQYRYEGKLKDGETVGQAAARELEEAILREGADTVAAFIAEPVMGVGGVIVPPDDYFPFVRKICDNYQVLFIADEVITGFGRTGEWFALKHWNVKPDILSFAKAITSGYAQLGGIQISDEIRETMESAADTEAYMHGYTYSGHAMACAVGLKNLEIMERENFPKRARELGKRLLEGLKKLEEFPFVGEVRGLGLVCGVEIVSDKKSKAADPAMAMKIFKAAEAHGLRSRPLGNTLAFSPPLSITEDEVDEIVKRLGAAMDGIG from the coding sequence ATGACTGGTCAAACCCAAACCTGGATCGAAAAAGACAAACGACAACTTCATCCCGTTTATCACCCCAAGACTCACGCAAACCCTATGGTGATCGAGCGCGGCGAGGGCGTGTGGCTTTTTACAACCGATGGAAGAAAAATCCTGGACGGCATGGCGGGATTGTGGAATGTCAATGCGGGGTATGGACGGGAAGAGCTTGCCAAGGTTGCATACGACCAAATGATGAAACTGGCGTTCACTTCCAATTTTTCGGGCATGACCAATCTGCCGTCCATTCAACTTGCCGATAAACTGGCGGGCTTTGCATATGAAGGGCTGAATACCACATTCTTCACTTCCGGCGGTTCCGAGTCGAACGACTCGGCGTTCAAGACCGCGCGATATTATTGGAAGCGCAAGGGGAAACCCGGTAAATATAAAGTCATTGCGCGCAAGGGCGCGTATCATGGAATCACTCTCGCTTCCACGTTTGCGACGGGACTTGAAAAATATCAGGCAATGTTCGGTCCCGCCATGGAGGGGTTTGTCCATATCCCTGCGCCGAATCAATATCGTTATGAGGGCAAATTGAAAGATGGGGAAACCGTCGGACAGGCTGCGGCTCGGGAGTTGGAAGAAGCCATTCTGCGCGAAGGAGCCGATACCGTCGCCGCATTCATCGCCGAGCCTGTCATGGGTGTCGGCGGCGTGATCGTTCCACCCGATGATTACTTCCCGTTTGTCCGAAAGATTTGTGATAATTACCAGGTCCTCTTCATCGCGGACGAAGTCATCACCGGCTTTGGGCGCACGGGTGAATGGTTCGCGCTGAAGCATTGGAATGTCAAGCCGGATATTCTTTCCTTTGCCAAAGCCATCACGAGCGGATATGCACAACTTGGCGGCATTCAAATTTCGGATGAAATTCGCGAGACGATGGAATCCGCGGCGGATACAGAAGCTTATATGCATGGCTATACTTATTCCGGTCATGCCATGGCTTGTGCGGTTGGACTGAAAAATTTGGAGATCATGGAACGTGAGAATTTTCCGAAACGGGCTCGAGAATTGGGCAAGCGCCTGCTGGAGGGGTTGAAGAAACTGGAAGAATTCCCATTTGTCGGCGAAGTGCGCGGTCTCGGCCTGGTCTGCGGAGTGGAGATCGTCTCAGATAAAAAATCCAAAGCCGCCGACCCGGCAATGGCGATGAAAATCTTCAAAGCCGCAGAAGCGCATGGATTACGCTCGCGCCCGCTGGGAAATACACTCGCGTTCTCGCCGCCGCTTTCGATCACCGAAGATGAAGTGGATGAGATCGTAAAGCGCCTCGGCGCGGCAATGGATGGGATCGGTTAA
- a CDS encoding molybdopterin biosynthesis protein, whose product MSVYLHDIPLSHAQERFRLALQEAGFWRTLGVEEIPLDENALGRVTAEPVWAEVSSPHYHASAMDGFAVRAEDTNGAQPTTPIQLSVVSDQLSIVNLRSQISRYVDTGDPLPDWANAVIPIENTEALDEDGQISSIVRGPSSIRIRASVAPWSHVRPMGEDIVATQLVLPSGHVLRPVDLGAVAASGHHAVRVARKPKIAILPTGTELVPIGSKLKPGDILEFNSLVISAKIEQMGGEPTRYPIIPDDFELICKKVEEAAKTHDLVLLNAGSSAGAEDFSARVVEKLGRLLVHGVAVRPGHPVILGMVMRETQNANRRPDDLKRENWNLTPIIGVPGYPVSAALTVDIFLEPVLARWLGRRPLEMPIEEATLTRKLVSPPGDDDFVRVVLGRVGDRLLAAPLSRGAGVITSLVQADGLALVPRGTQGIEAGEKVQVRMYRSRNEIERTILAIGSHDMTLDLIAQFLAEHQRRLASANVGSQGGLIALRRGEAHIAGSHLLDPNDGTYNVSYIREYMPGIPVTVVALAGRDQGLIVKKENPKGIHDLKDLIRYDVQFVNRQRGAGTRVLLDYHLSLMSIPKESIAGYNQEEYTHLGVASAVASGRADCGLGIAAAAQALDLDFIPLFQERYDLVIPKSFAGDELLSPLFNVLADPRFREAVSHLKGYDVSVMGALILED is encoded by the coding sequence ATGTCTGTCTATCTCCACGATATTCCCCTCTCTCATGCGCAGGAACGATTTCGCCTGGCTTTACAGGAAGCCGGCTTTTGGCGAACCCTCGGCGTGGAAGAAATTCCTCTCGATGAAAACGCGTTGGGACGCGTCACCGCCGAACCGGTCTGGGCGGAGGTTTCCTCGCCGCATTACCACGCCTCCGCAATGGATGGGTTTGCGGTGCGGGCGGAGGATACGAATGGGGCGCAGCCGACGACGCCGATTCAGTTATCAGTCGTCAGTGATCAGTTATCAATCGTGAATCTCCGGTCACAAATCTCCAGGTACGTTGACACAGGCGATCCCTTGCCGGATTGGGCGAATGCGGTCATCCCGATTGAAAACACGGAGGCATTGGACGAAGACGGACAAATATCGTCCATCGTTCGCGGTCCATCTTCCATCCGCATTCGCGCATCTGTAGCTCCGTGGAGTCATGTCCGCCCGATGGGGGAGGATATTGTTGCCACGCAACTCGTCCTGCCTTCCGGTCACGTACTCCGCCCGGTGGATCTGGGCGCAGTTGCGGCTTCGGGACATCATGCGGTTCGTGTTGCGCGCAAGCCGAAGATTGCGATCCTGCCTACCGGAACCGAGTTGGTTCCCATCGGCTCGAAGTTGAAGCCTGGCGATATTCTCGAATTCAACTCACTGGTCATTTCCGCAAAAATCGAGCAAATGGGCGGCGAACCGACACGTTATCCGATCATCCCGGACGATTTCGAATTGATCTGTAAAAAGGTTGAAGAAGCCGCGAAGACGCATGACCTTGTTCTGCTCAATGCGGGATCTTCCGCAGGAGCGGAGGATTTTTCAGCCCGTGTAGTGGAGAAACTCGGCAGGTTGTTGGTGCATGGAGTGGCGGTTAGGCCAGGGCATCCTGTGATTTTGGGAATGGTGATGCGCGAAACGCAAAACGCGAATCGCAGACCCGATGACCTGAAACGTGAAAACTGGAACCTGACACCCATCATAGGCGTACCCGGGTATCCCGTCTCTGCTGCTTTGACGGTTGATATTTTCCTTGAGCCTGTCCTTGCAAGATGGCTGGGAAGACGACCATTGGAAATGCCGATCGAAGAAGCGACCCTCACCCGAAAACTTGTGTCACCGCCGGGCGACGATGATTTTGTCCGCGTCGTTTTGGGAAGGGTCGGGGATAGATTATTGGCGGCTCCGCTTTCACGTGGGGCGGGTGTGATTACATCGTTGGTCCAAGCGGATGGGTTGGCTTTGGTTCCGCGCGGCACGCAGGGAATTGAAGCGGGGGAAAAAGTACAGGTGCGGATGTATCGCAGCCGAAACGAGATCGAAAGGACAATCCTCGCCATCGGCTCGCATGACATGACGCTCGATCTGATCGCGCAGTTTCTGGCGGAGCATCAGCGCAGGCTTGCATCTGCCAATGTCGGTTCACAGGGTGGATTGATCGCCCTCCGAAGGGGCGAGGCGCACATCGCCGGATCGCATTTGCTCGACCCAAATGACGGAACATACAACGTTTCCTACATCCGCGAATATATGCCTGGAATTCCGGTCACGGTTGTGGCATTGGCGGGACGCGATCAGGGCTTGATCGTTAAGAAGGAAAACCCGAAGGGCATCCATGACTTGAAGGACCTGATCCGCTATGATGTCCAGTTTGTGAACCGGCAGCGCGGCGCGGGCACGCGTGTCCTGCTGGATTATCATTTGAGCCTGATGTCGATCCCCAAAGAATCCATTGCGGGCTATAATCAGGAAGAGTATACTCATCTCGGCGTTGCATCCGCGGTTGCATCGGGGCGCGCGGATTGCGGCCTCGGCATTGCCGCCGCCGCCCAGGCATTGGATTTGGATTTCATTCCGTTATTCCAGGAACGATACGACCTTGTAATTCCAAAATCCTTCGCCGGGGATGAACTTCTCTCGCCTCTCTTCAACGTTCTGGCTGATCCGCGGTTCCGGGAGGCGGTATCTCACTTGAAAGGATATGACGTGTCCGTCATGGGCGCGTTGATCTTGGAGGATTGA
- a CDS encoding response regulator, with amino-acid sequence MTEGLIIDDNRQTADALQQMIELLDLPARVAYGSSAAMSVIANMVPKFICLDINMPGVDGTEVLAYIRREPRLMKVPVIIITSDDQPETRQHVMRSGAQAMIIKPVTIEILEGAFKKAGVLK; translated from the coding sequence ATGACCGAAGGTTTGATCATAGACGATAACCGTCAGACGGCGGATGCGCTCCAGCAAATGATAGAGTTGTTGGATCTGCCCGCGCGTGTGGCATATGGTTCGAGCGCGGCGATGTCGGTAATTGCAAATATGGTGCCGAAATTCATCTGCCTCGATATCAATATGCCCGGTGTGGACGGGACAGAGGTGCTGGCATACATCCGCCGCGAACCGCGATTGATGAAGGTACCGGTGATCATCATTACGTCTGATGACCAACCCGAGACGCGCCAGCATGTCATGCGCAGCGGCGCGCAGGCGATGATCATCAAGCCGGTGACCATCGAGATCCTGGAAGGCGCGTTCAAAAAGGCAGGGGTGCTGAAATAA
- a CDS encoding histone deacetylase family protein has protein sequence MKIYYSEEHRNHYPAFEVFDGGKRVPYYENPDRMDRIIAALNKTDWAEISEPKEFGLDPILEVHDRDYIEFLASCWDEWLAADPEAAKSPETHAFLPATFALRRQAHPTHSLLGRGGYYIMDLSACIVAGTYKAALASANCALSAAASSYNFHNSSFALCRPPGHHAGKDYAGGYCFINNASVAANWLSKKGKVALLDVDYHAGNGTQDIFYERSDVLTISIHSDPDFEYPHFLGFADETGACAGKGFHRNFPLPKGTGDEAYLIALDEALKSIRAFAPQSIVLSLGADGFAGDPLGTFRLTRNGFREIGKRIAGLNLPTTIIMEGGYANEALGENIFTVLENFI, from the coding sequence ATGAAAATATATTACTCGGAAGAACATCGCAATCATTATCCTGCTTTCGAAGTGTTCGACGGAGGCAAACGCGTGCCGTATTACGAAAACCCGGACCGCATGGATCGGATCATAGCCGCGCTCAATAAAACGGACTGGGCGGAAATTAGCGAACCGAAAGAGTTCGGGCTCGACCCGATCCTCGAAGTCCACGACCGGGATTATATTGAATTTCTCGCCTCCTGCTGGGACGAATGGCTGGCTGCTGACCCCGAAGCGGCGAAGTCGCCGGAAACGCATGCCTTCCTTCCCGCCACATTTGCATTGCGGCGGCAGGCACATCCGACCCATTCTCTCCTCGGGCGCGGCGGCTATTACATCATGGACCTCTCAGCATGCATCGTCGCTGGAACGTATAAAGCGGCGCTGGCTTCTGCAAATTGCGCGTTGAGCGCAGCAGCCTCATCGTACAATTTCCATAACTCATCCTTTGCGTTGTGCCGTCCGCCGGGGCATCATGCTGGAAAGGATTATGCAGGCGGATATTGTTTCATCAACAATGCGTCAGTCGCCGCGAACTGGTTATCAAAAAAGGGAAAAGTCGCCCTCCTGGATGTGGATTATCACGCAGGAAACGGCACACAGGATATTTTCTACGAACGAAGCGATGTATTGACCATATCCATTCACAGCGACCCGGATTTCGAATACCCGCATTTTCTCGGCTTTGCAGATGAAACAGGCGCATGCGCCGGCAAGGGTTTTCATCGAAACTTCCCCCTCCCCAAAGGAACGGGTGACGAAGCCTACCTCATCGCTTTGGATGAAGCCTTGAAATCGATCCGGGCATTCGCCCCCCAATCCATCGTCCTTTCCCTCGGCGCGGATGGTTTCGCTGGTGATCCCCTGGGCACGTTCCGCCTCACCCGCAATGGATTTAGGGAAATCGGCAAACGAATTGCTGGATTAAACCTCCCGACAACGATTATCATGGAGGGCGGCTACGCCAACGAAGCGCTAGGAGAAAACATTTTTACCGTATTGGAGAATTTCATATGA
- a CDS encoding nitroreductase: protein MELFEAIHGRRSVGKVKPDALPREIIEKLLSAGAQAPNHYKVRPWRFVVLTGEGRRKLGDAMAASFADRNPGLPPEALDKPRATPLAAPVVIAVGVDKPSESKVIEIENISAASAACQNILLAAHALGLGAKWKTGEWARDPRIKEFLGFAPDQAIVGFIYVGYPDVLPDPYPRIGFEDRVTWMDQ, encoded by the coding sequence ATGGAACTATTTGAAGCGATCCATGGAAGAAGGTCGGTCGGCAAGGTAAAGCCCGATGCGCTTCCGCGTGAGATCATAGAAAAATTATTGAGCGCCGGGGCACAGGCGCCGAATCACTATAAAGTAAGACCGTGGCGTTTTGTCGTGTTGACCGGGGAAGGCCGCAGGAAACTTGGCGATGCAATGGCCGCCTCCTTCGCGGACCGGAATCCGGGCCTGCCGCCCGAAGCCCTGGACAAACCCCGCGCCACTCCGCTCGCAGCACCGGTGGTCATTGCCGTCGGGGTGGATAAACCGTCTGAATCAAAGGTTATCGAAATAGAAAACATTTCCGCGGCATCCGCGGCTTGCCAGAATATCCTGCTCGCCGCACACGCCTTGGGTTTGGGCGCAAAATGGAAAACGGGCGAATGGGCGCGCGACCCCAGGATAAAGGAGTTTCTGGGCTTTGCCCCGGACCAAGCCATCGTTGGCTTCATCTATGTTGGCTATCCCGATGTTCTACCCGACCCTTATCCACGAATCGGCTTTGAAGATCGCGTAACATGGATGGATCAATAA
- a CDS encoding DUF1684 domain-containing protein, translating into MNEYNEYIAQKRKEREAGFISNPLSWLNLVGLFWLEEGENSFGSSAEAKISLPQFPQPICGHFLFANGKVTIHPKMDMTMNGGNVEARPLYHDKDKQADLLEVGTLSMKVIIRGDATLIRVWDREAELKKSFTGFNYYPTDPEYKVTAKYVRYDPPKPTIRIEGIGTEIQTFFMGRAQFVLKGVECALEAEQSGDELLFNFKDETNGDTTYDAGRRFYLPPPQGDEIVLDFNLTDNWPCAYTAFATCPIPPRENKLKVRVEAGEKKFKD; encoded by the coding sequence ATGAACGAATACAACGAGTATATTGCGCAAAAAAGAAAAGAAAGGGAAGCTGGTTTTATATCCAACCCGTTGAGCTGGTTAAACCTCGTCGGGTTGTTCTGGCTCGAGGAAGGTGAAAACAGCTTCGGCAGCAGCGCGGAGGCGAAAATTTCCCTGCCTCAATTTCCCCAACCGATTTGCGGGCATTTTCTTTTTGCGAATGGAAAAGTCACCATTCATCCCAAAATGGATATGACCATGAACGGTGGCAATGTGGAGGCGCGTCCGCTTTATCATGATAAGGATAAACAAGCCGATTTGCTTGAAGTTGGCACACTGTCCATGAAAGTCATTATAAGAGGCGATGCCACTCTCATTCGCGTCTGGGACAGGGAAGCGGAACTAAAAAAGAGTTTTACCGGGTTCAACTATTATCCGACCGACCCGGAATATAAAGTCACTGCAAAATATGTGCGTTACGACCCTCCCAAACCGACCATCCGGATTGAGGGGATCGGCACGGAGATTCAAACCTTCTTTATGGGTCGGGCACAATTCGTCTTGAAAGGTGTCGAATGCGCGCTGGAAGCCGAACAAAGCGGCGATGAATTGCTCTTCAATTTCAAGGACGAAACAAACGGCGACACCACCTACGACGCAGGCCGAAGATTTTACCTGCCGCCTCCCCAGGGCGACGAGATCGTCCTGGATTTCAACCTGACGGATAACTGGCCCTGCGCCTATACCGCTTTTGCCACATGCCCGATCCCTCCGAGGGAAAATAAATTGAAGGTGCGGGTCGAAGCAGGGGAAAAGAAATTTAAAGATTGA
- a CDS encoding cytochrome c, translating into MKKVFFGMLVLSAILLAACGGGGSSEGITLDPVPAEYAGATSPLGADAAAAGAEVFAVNCASCHGEKGYGDGPAGAALDPAPKNLHEIAALAGDDYLYWRINAGKEGTAMVAWKGVLSDEQIWQLVAFIRTLK; encoded by the coding sequence ATGAAGAAAGTCTTTTTTGGGATGTTGGTGTTGAGCGCCATTCTGCTGGCAGCGTGCGGCGGTGGCGGCTCAAGCGAAGGGATCACCCTTGATCCTGTGCCTGCGGAGTATGCTGGTGCGACGAGCCCTCTCGGCGCGGATGCAGCAGCCGCTGGCGCGGAAGTATTTGCCGTAAATTGCGCGTCCTGCCACGGTGAAAAAGGATACGGAGATGGTCCTGCCGGTGCGGCGCTCGACCCGGCGCCGAAAAACCTGCACGAGATTGCAGCTCTCGCCGGCGACGATTATTTGTATTGGCGCATCAACGCAGGTAAAGAAGGTACCGCCATGGTCGCCTGGAAAGGCGTGCTGTCGGACGAACAGATCTGGCAGTTGGTTGCGTTCATCCGCACATTGAAGTAA